The following are encoded together in the Azospirillum lipoferum 4B genome:
- the hisN gene encoding histidinol-phosphatase, whose protein sequence is MTEPCPAPMVALAQRLADSSGSVVRRYFRTPVAIDDKADASPVTIADREAEHVIRTIIESQRPDDGIYGEEHGTKNLDAEWVWVIDPIDGTKSFITGRPIFGTLIALLHRGRPVMGIIDQPIVGDRWIGVEGRPTTHNGQPVRVRPCPGGLRAAMFGTTSPDLFPGSDYEAYRRIAAKVKTASYGGDCYTYGLLASGYYDLVVESGLKLYDFAALVPVVTGAGGLMTDWEGKPLDANSSGRVIAAGDPQTHQDAMKVLAG, encoded by the coding sequence ATGACCGAACCCTGCCCCGCCCCGATGGTGGCGCTCGCCCAGCGGTTGGCCGACTCCAGCGGCAGCGTGGTCCGCCGCTATTTCCGCACCCCCGTCGCCATCGACGACAAGGCCGACGCCTCGCCGGTCACCATCGCCGACCGCGAGGCGGAGCATGTCATCCGCACCATCATCGAAAGCCAGCGCCCGGATGACGGCATCTATGGCGAGGAGCACGGCACCAAGAACCTGGACGCCGAATGGGTGTGGGTGATCGACCCGATCGACGGCACCAAGTCCTTCATCACCGGCCGGCCGATCTTCGGCACGCTGATCGCGCTGCTGCACCGTGGCCGTCCGGTGATGGGCATCATCGACCAGCCCATCGTCGGCGACCGCTGGATCGGCGTCGAAGGCCGGCCGACCACCCACAACGGCCAGCCGGTGCGCGTGCGCCCCTGCCCCGGCGGTCTGCGTGCGGCCATGTTCGGCACCACCTCCCCCGACCTGTTCCCCGGCAGCGATTACGAGGCTTACCGCCGCATCGCGGCCAAGGTGAAGACCGCGTCTTATGGCGGCGACTGCTACACCTACGGCCTGCTGGCGTCGGGCTATTACGACCTCGTCGTCGAATCGGGGCTGAAGCTCTACGACTTCGCGGCACTGGTGCCGGTGGTGACCGGGGCCGGCGGGCTGATGACGGATTGGGAGGGCAAACCGCTCGACGCAAACTCCAGCGGCCGGGTGATCGCCGCCGGCGACCCGCAGACCCACCAGGACGCCATGAAGGTTCTGGCTGGCTGA
- a CDS encoding 3-deoxy-manno-octulosonate cytidylyltransferase encodes MPTASSPTRPANPIVVIPARMASTRLPGKPLADILGAPMIVHVLRRAMEAAIGPVVVACAEAEIARAVEAAGGTAVLTRPDHPSGSDRIFEALRLIDPEGRHDAVVNVQGDLPTIEPESVRTVFAPLADPAVDIATLVVEIAREEERTDPNVVKAVLELPAGARQGRALYFTRATAPTGDGPLYHHIGLYAYRRAALERFVSLPPSVLEQRERLEQLRALADGMRIDAAVVDAVPLGVDTPGDLERACALLSARKGG; translated from the coding sequence ATGCCGACCGCCTCCAGCCCGACCCGTCCCGCCAACCCGATCGTGGTGATCCCGGCGCGCATGGCCTCCACCCGGCTGCCGGGCAAGCCGCTGGCCGACATCCTGGGCGCGCCGATGATCGTCCATGTGCTGCGCCGCGCCATGGAGGCCGCCATCGGCCCGGTGGTGGTCGCCTGCGCGGAAGCCGAGATCGCCCGCGCGGTCGAGGCCGCCGGCGGCACCGCGGTGCTGACGCGCCCCGACCATCCCTCGGGCTCCGACCGCATCTTCGAGGCGCTGCGGCTGATCGACCCGGAGGGGCGGCACGACGCCGTGGTCAACGTGCAGGGCGACCTGCCGACCATCGAGCCGGAGAGCGTGCGCACCGTCTTCGCGCCGCTGGCCGACCCCGCGGTCGACATCGCCACCCTGGTGGTGGAGATCGCGCGGGAGGAGGAGCGAACCGACCCCAACGTGGTCAAGGCGGTGCTGGAGCTGCCGGCCGGTGCCCGGCAGGGCCGCGCACTCTACTTCACCCGCGCCACCGCGCCGACCGGCGACGGGCCGCTCTACCACCACATCGGCCTCTACGCCTATCGCCGGGCGGCGCTGGAGCGATTCGTGTCGCTGCCGCCGTCGGTGCTGGAGCAGCGCGAGCGGCTGGAGCAGCTGCGCGCGCTGGCGGACGGCATGCGCATCGACGCGGCGGTCGTTGACGCGGTTCCCCTGGGTGTCGATACTCCCGGCGACCTGGAGCGTGCCTGCGCCCTCCTGTCCGCCCGCAAGGGCGGCTGA
- a CDS encoding SpoVR family protein, with translation MLQEIKPHEQSSGLIYDGVEWDYDKIKRVYDAIEHIALKEMGLDVYPNQIEVITAEQMLDAYSSIGMPLMYKHWSFGKHFARDEMMYRKGYRGLAYEIVINSSPCISYIMEENTMTMQTLVIAHAAFGHNHFFKNNQLFQQWTDAQGILDYLEFAKTYITHCEERYGHAAVERVLDAAHALMSQGVHKYPKKRSDLRTEQRRERERQEYQDQTFNDLWRTVPKPAAGQRPSKSVSERKKLLGLPEENILYFLEKKAPRLEHWQREILRIVRHISQYFYPQKQTKVMNEGCATYVHYQIMSRLHETGQISEGAFLEFLHSHTSVVFQPEFDDKRFSGLNPYALGFAMMQDIARIAEKPTDEDRQWFPDLAGRGDGMAAVREAWANFRDESFVLQYLSPHLMRKLKLFSVRDDAEDPYLLVDHIHNERGYRDIRKKLARQYDLGYLEPDIQIVDVDLAGDRKLILQHRVTNGVLLDESDAKAVLRHIANLWGYEVQLIEVSAISEAILKEHAVTAPSGVGVV, from the coding sequence ATGCTCCAGGAAATAAAGCCGCATGAACAATCTTCTGGACTTATCTATGACGGCGTCGAGTGGGATTACGACAAGATCAAGCGCGTCTACGACGCCATCGAGCATATCGCGCTGAAGGAGATGGGCCTCGACGTCTATCCCAACCAGATCGAGGTCATCACCGCCGAGCAGATGCTCGACGCCTATTCGTCCATCGGCATGCCGCTGATGTACAAGCACTGGTCCTTCGGCAAGCATTTCGCCCGCGACGAAATGATGTACCGCAAGGGCTATCGCGGTCTGGCCTATGAGATCGTCATCAACTCCAGCCCCTGCATCAGCTACATCATGGAAGAAAACACCATGACGATGCAGACGCTGGTGATCGCCCACGCCGCCTTCGGCCATAACCATTTCTTCAAGAACAACCAGCTGTTCCAGCAATGGACCGATGCCCAGGGCATTCTGGACTATCTGGAATTCGCCAAGACCTACATCACCCATTGCGAGGAACGCTACGGCCATGCCGCGGTGGAGCGGGTGCTCGACGCCGCCCATGCGCTGATGAGCCAGGGGGTGCACAAATACCCGAAGAAGCGCTCCGACCTGCGGACCGAGCAGCGGCGCGAGCGCGAGCGGCAGGAATATCAGGACCAGACCTTCAACGACCTGTGGCGCACGGTGCCGAAGCCGGCCGCCGGCCAGCGTCCCAGCAAATCGGTGTCGGAGCGCAAGAAGCTGCTGGGATTGCCGGAAGAGAACATCCTCTATTTCCTGGAGAAGAAGGCGCCGCGGCTGGAGCATTGGCAGCGCGAGATCCTGCGCATCGTCCGCCACATCTCGCAGTATTTCTATCCGCAGAAGCAGACCAAGGTGATGAACGAGGGCTGCGCCACCTACGTCCATTACCAGATCATGAGCCGCCTGCACGAGACCGGCCAGATCAGCGAGGGTGCCTTCCTGGAGTTCCTGCACTCGCACACGTCCGTCGTGTTCCAGCCGGAATTCGACGACAAGCGCTTCTCCGGCCTGAACCCCTATGCGCTGGGTTTCGCGATGATGCAGGACATCGCCCGCATCGCCGAGAAGCCGACCGACGAGGACCGCCAGTGGTTCCCCGACCTCGCCGGCCGCGGCGACGGCATGGCGGCGGTGCGCGAGGCCTGGGCCAATTTCCGCGACGAGAGCTTCGTCCTGCAGTATCTCAGCCCGCACCTGATGCGGAAGCTGAAGCTGTTCAGCGTGCGCGACGACGCGGAAGACCCCTATCTGCTGGTCGATCACATCCACAACGAACGCGGGTACCGCGACATCCGCAAGAAGCTGGCCCGCCAGTACGACCTGGGCTATCTGGAGCCGGACATCCAGATCGTCGACGTCGACCTTGCCGGCGACCGCAAGCTGATCCTGCAGCACCGCGTCACCAACGGCGTGCTGCTGGACGAGAGCGACGCCAAGGCGGTGCTGCGCCACATCGCCAATTTGTGGGGCTACGAGGTGCAGCTGATCGAGGTGTCGGCCATCTCCGAGGCGATCCTGAAGGAACACGCCGTCACCGCACCGAGCGGGGTCGGGGTGGTGTGA
- a CDS encoding NUDIX hydrolase: protein MSFLDHIRACNAHDLSGFRPFELDGHTVGWVRHALAEALPGVDPGFVVTPDRLTIAPEIRDFEARSTLLDHAAAYLVEQGTVTALRGEYYPVLPRWGAEPLARLDRAAVGAFGIEAFGLHINGYVRDETAGNGAGGLLLWVGRRARDREVAPGQLDNLIAGGQPIGLTLAENLEKEAAEEAGLDAETARRAVPVGAISYTMETPAGLKRDRLFVYDLELPPGLTPVNTDGEVEVFELWPLDKVAESVRGTGDWKFNVNLVVTDFLIRHGWLTPENEPDYLEIVCGLRR from the coding sequence ATGAGCTTCCTCGATCACATCCGCGCGTGCAACGCGCACGACCTGTCCGGCTTCCGCCCCTTCGAGCTGGACGGCCACACTGTGGGCTGGGTGCGCCATGCCCTGGCCGAGGCGTTGCCCGGCGTCGATCCCGGCTTCGTCGTCACCCCCGACCGGCTGACCATCGCCCCTGAGATCCGCGATTTCGAGGCGCGCTCGACCCTGCTCGACCATGCCGCGGCCTATCTGGTCGAACAGGGGACGGTCACGGCGCTGCGCGGGGAATATTACCCGGTCCTGCCGCGCTGGGGGGCGGAGCCGCTGGCCCGTCTCGACCGTGCCGCCGTCGGTGCCTTCGGCATCGAGGCCTTCGGCCTGCACATCAACGGCTATGTGCGCGACGAGACCGCCGGCAATGGGGCGGGCGGGCTGCTGCTGTGGGTCGGCCGCCGCGCCCGCGACCGCGAGGTGGCGCCGGGCCAGCTCGACAACCTGATCGCCGGCGGCCAGCCGATCGGCCTGACGCTGGCCGAGAACCTGGAGAAGGAGGCGGCGGAGGAGGCCGGGCTCGATGCGGAGACCGCGCGGCGCGCCGTGCCGGTCGGCGCCATCAGCTACACGATGGAAACCCCGGCCGGGCTGAAACGCGACCGCCTGTTCGTCTACGACCTGGAGCTTCCGCCCGGCCTCACCCCGGTCAACACCGACGGCGAGGTGGAGGTCTTCGAGCTCTGGCCGCTGGACAAGGTGGCGGAGTCGGTGCGCGGCACCGGCGACTGGAAGTTCAACGTCAACCTCGTGGTGACCGACTTCCTGATCCGCCACGGCTGGCTGACCCCGGAGAACGAGCCCGACTATCTGGAGATCGTCTGCGGCCTGCGCCGATAG
- a CDS encoding PrkA family serine protein kinase, translating into MFPADELFTRYTQNYETRRETEMSLMDYLQLCRDDPMSYASASERILAAIGEPEVVDTARDPRLGRIFMNRTIKVYPAFSEFYGMEETIERIVGFFRHAAQGLEERKQILYLLGPVGGGKSSLAERLKSLVEKCPIYVLKAGKEISPIFESPLGLFNPDEIGDELEDRFGIPKRRLTGLMSPWAVKRLDEFGGDINRFKVVKLHPSKLRQIGVTKTEPGDENNQDISSLVGKVDIRKLEIYSQNDPDAYSFSGGLNRATQGMLEFVEMFKAPIKMLHPLLTATQEGNYVGSENIGAIPFQGVILAHSNEAEWQTFKNNKNNEAFIDRICVIKVPYCLRVAEEQKIYEKLVNGSDLATAPCAPATLEMLARFSVLSRLRDHPNSSVYSKMRVYDGESVKETDPKAKSMQEYKDQGGVDEGMGGISTRFAFKVLASTFNYDSTEISADPVHLMYVLEQAIRREQFPEETEKKYVEFIKAELAPRYAEFIGNEIQKAYLESYSDYGQNLFDRYVDYADAWIEDQDFKDPDTGQLMNRELLNQELTKIEKPAGIANPKDFRNEVVKFALRARAANAGRNPSWTSYEKIREVIEKRMFSQVEDLLPVISFGSKKDGETEKKHTEFVTRMMTRGYTERQVRRLVEWYMRVKQAG; encoded by the coding sequence ATGTTCCCGGCCGACGAACTGTTCACGCGCTACACGCAGAATTACGAAACCCGCCGCGAGACCGAGATGTCCCTGATGGACTATCTCCAGCTGTGCCGCGACGACCCCATGTCCTACGCCTCGGCCTCCGAACGCATCCTGGCCGCCATCGGCGAACCGGAGGTGGTCGACACCGCCCGCGACCCGCGGCTGGGACGCATCTTCATGAACCGGACCATCAAGGTCTATCCCGCCTTTTCCGAGTTCTACGGCATGGAAGAGACGATCGAACGGATCGTCGGCTTCTTCCGGCATGCCGCCCAGGGCCTGGAAGAGCGCAAGCAGATCCTCTACCTGCTGGGCCCGGTCGGCGGCGGCAAGTCGTCGCTGGCGGAGCGGCTGAAGTCGCTGGTGGAGAAATGCCCGATCTACGTCCTGAAGGCCGGCAAGGAGATCAGTCCGATCTTCGAAAGCCCGCTCGGCCTGTTCAACCCCGACGAGATCGGCGACGAGCTCGAGGACCGCTTCGGCATCCCCAAGCGCCGCCTGACCGGGCTGATGAGCCCGTGGGCGGTCAAGCGCCTCGACGAATTCGGCGGCGACATCAACCGCTTCAAGGTGGTGAAGCTGCATCCCAGCAAGCTGCGCCAGATCGGCGTGACCAAGACCGAGCCGGGCGACGAGAACAACCAGGACATCTCGTCCCTGGTCGGCAAGGTCGACATCCGCAAGCTGGAGATCTACAGCCAGAACGATCCCGACGCCTACAGCTTCTCCGGCGGCCTCAACCGGGCGACCCAGGGCATGCTGGAATTCGTCGAGATGTTCAAGGCGCCGATCAAGATGCTGCACCCGCTGCTGACCGCGACGCAGGAGGGCAACTATGTCGGGTCGGAGAACATCGGCGCCATCCCCTTCCAGGGCGTGATCCTGGCCCACTCCAACGAGGCGGAGTGGCAGACCTTCAAGAACAACAAGAACAACGAAGCCTTCATCGACCGCATCTGCGTGATCAAGGTCCCCTACTGCCTGCGGGTGGCGGAGGAACAGAAGATCTACGAGAAGCTGGTCAACGGCTCCGATCTGGCGACGGCCCCTTGCGCGCCGGCGACGCTGGAGATGCTGGCCCGCTTCTCGGTGCTGTCGCGCCTGCGCGATCATCCGAACAGCAGCGTCTACAGCAAGATGCGGGTCTATGACGGCGAAAGCGTCAAGGAGACCGATCCCAAGGCCAAGTCGATGCAGGAGTACAAGGACCAGGGCGGCGTCGACGAGGGCATGGGCGGCATCTCCACCCGATTCGCCTTCAAGGTGCTCGCCTCGACCTTCAACTACGATTCGACGGAGATCTCGGCCGATCCGGTCCATCTGATGTATGTGCTGGAACAGGCGATCCGGCGCGAGCAGTTCCCGGAGGAGACGGAGAAGAAATACGTCGAGTTCATCAAGGCCGAACTCGCCCCGCGCTATGCCGAGTTCATCGGCAACGAAATCCAGAAGGCCTATCTGGAATCCTACTCCGACTACGGCCAGAACCTGTTCGACCGCTATGTCGACTATGCCGATGCCTGGATCGAGGATCAGGACTTCAAGGATCCCGACACCGGCCAGCTGATGAACCGCGAACTGCTGAACCAGGAGCTGACCAAGATCGAGAAGCCGGCGGGCATCGCCAACCCGAAGGACTTCCGCAACGAGGTGGTCAAGTTCGCCCTGCGCGCCCGGGCCGCCAATGCCGGGCGCAACCCGTCCTGGACCTCCTACGAGAAGATCCGCGAGGTCATCGAGAAGCGGATGTTCAGTCAGGTCGAGGATCTGCTGCCGGTGATCAGCTTCGGCTCGAAGAAGGACGGCGAGACCGAGAAGAAGCACACCGAGTTCGTCACCCGCATGATGACGCGCGGCTACACCGAGCGGCAGGTCCGCCGGCTGGTCGAGTGGTACATGCGGGTCAAGCAGGCGGGCTGA
- a CDS encoding YeaH/YhbH family protein — MNIIDRRLNPQGKSLANRQRFLRRAKEQVVKAVRDASGKRGIQDIENGEKVTIAAGGVREPSFHRASQGGVRDYVVPGNKEYVEGDTIQRPDGGGGGRGSEGSADGEGEDEFRFVLSRDEFLDIFLEDLELPDLVKQKVKQSESHSLTRAGYSVSGSPANLNLVRTMRNSLSRRIALKRPKRDEIRELEEMLREAEEAGEDAEQIQALREQLEHIVLRSRRIPFIDPIDVRYNRFESVPKPIAQAVMFCLMDVSGSMTEHMKDLAKRFFMLLYLFLRRRYRSVDIVFIRHTHEAKEVDEETFFYSTETGGTVVSTALEEMQKVVQERYPDSEWNIYAAQASDGDNMSSDNAKSATLLRDVILPMCQYFAYIEVAAEHNMGLSALGRETELWRTYKQVQSPERPLAMRRVRSRREIFPVFRELFAREKAGG, encoded by the coding sequence ATGAACATCATCGACCGTCGCCTGAACCCGCAGGGCAAGAGCCTGGCCAACCGCCAGCGCTTCCTGCGCCGCGCCAAGGAACAGGTGGTCAAGGCGGTCCGCGACGCCTCCGGCAAACGGGGCATCCAGGATATCGAGAACGGCGAGAAGGTGACGATCGCCGCCGGCGGGGTGCGCGAACCCTCCTTCCACCGCGCGTCCCAGGGCGGGGTGCGCGACTATGTCGTGCCCGGCAACAAGGAATATGTGGAAGGCGACACCATCCAGCGCCCGGACGGCGGCGGTGGCGGCCGCGGCAGCGAAGGCAGCGCCGACGGGGAGGGCGAGGACGAGTTCCGCTTCGTCCTGTCGCGCGACGAGTTCCTGGACATCTTCCTGGAGGATCTGGAGCTTCCCGATCTGGTGAAGCAGAAGGTCAAGCAGTCGGAATCGCACAGCCTGACCAGGGCCGGCTATTCGGTGTCGGGATCGCCCGCCAACCTGAACCTCGTCCGCACCATGCGGAACAGCCTGTCGCGCCGCATCGCGCTGAAGCGCCCGAAGCGCGACGAGATCCGCGAGCTGGAGGAGATGCTGCGCGAGGCGGAGGAGGCCGGCGAGGATGCCGAGCAGATCCAGGCGCTGCGCGAACAGCTGGAACACATCGTCCTGCGGTCCCGCCGCATCCCCTTCATCGATCCGATCGACGTCCGCTACAACCGCTTCGAATCGGTGCCGAAGCCGATCGCCCAGGCGGTGATGTTCTGCCTGATGGACGTCTCCGGCTCTATGACCGAGCACATGAAGGATCTGGCCAAGCGCTTCTTCATGCTGTTGTACCTGTTCCTGCGGCGGCGCTACCGGTCGGTCGACATCGTCTTCATCCGCCACACCCACGAGGCCAAGGAGGTGGATGAGGAAACCTTCTTCTACTCCACCGAGACCGGCGGCACCGTGGTGTCGACCGCGCTGGAGGAGATGCAGAAGGTGGTGCAGGAGCGCTATCCGGACAGCGAATGGAACATCTACGCCGCCCAGGCGTCGGACGGCGACAACATGTCGTCGGACAACGCCAAGTCGGCGACCCTGCTGCGCGACGTCATCCTGCCGATGTGCCAGTATTTCGCCTACATCGAGGTGGCGGCGGAACACAACATGGGCCTGTCGGCACTGGGCCGCGAGACGGAGCTGTGGCGCACCTACAAGCAGGTGCAGAGCCCGGAACGTCCGCTGGCGATGCGCCGCGTCCGCTCCCGCCGGGAGATCTTCCCGGTCTTCCGCGAGCTGTTCGCCCGCGAGAAGGCAGGAGGCTAA
- a CDS encoding response regulator, giving the protein MADRSAEGAVAQETETPFGALSVLVVEDESFTRMVLAKMLGTLGVQAVHQAADGESALAAVAAHAPDLVLCDVEMQPMDGFGFVRALRASPESRSRTLPVVFMSGRVDGDREAAARASGATLVLAKPVTPATLRVALSDGMRAAQPS; this is encoded by the coding sequence GTGGCGGACCGATCGGCTGAGGGCGCGGTTGCGCAGGAGACGGAGACGCCCTTCGGCGCCCTGTCCGTCCTGGTGGTCGAGGACGAATCCTTCACCCGCATGGTGCTGGCGAAGATGCTCGGCACCTTGGGCGTCCAGGCGGTGCATCAGGCCGCCGATGGCGAATCGGCGCTGGCCGCCGTCGCCGCCCATGCCCCCGATCTGGTGCTGTGCGATGTGGAGATGCAGCCGATGGACGGCTTCGGCTTCGTCCGCGCGCTGCGCGCCAGTCCCGAGTCCCGCAGCCGCACCCTGCCGGTCGTCTTCATGAGCGGCCGCGTCGACGGCGACCGCGAAGCGGCGGCACGCGCCAGCGGCGCCACGTTGGTCCTGGCCAAACCGGTCACCCCCGCCACTCTGCGCGTCGCGCTGTCCGATGGGATGAGGGCGGCGCAGCCGTCCTGA
- a CDS encoding c-type cytochrome, producing the protein MSMEWNKVFGAVLLAGLIAMLAGFASKVLVHSKPLEKSVYVVATPEGAAPAADKGAAPAGPAPIAPLLAAASPETGQKVAKACAACHSFDKGGANKVGPNLYGIVGGPKGHIQGFSYSDALVKTGGSWTYDDLNKFLYDPKGYAPGTKMTFAGLKKDEDRAAVIAYLRSLADSPQPLPQ; encoded by the coding sequence ATGAGCATGGAGTGGAACAAGGTTTTCGGCGCGGTGCTGCTGGCCGGGCTGATCGCGATGCTGGCCGGATTCGCGTCCAAGGTGCTGGTTCATTCAAAGCCGCTGGAAAAGAGTGTCTACGTCGTCGCGACTCCCGAGGGGGCCGCACCCGCCGCCGACAAGGGTGCCGCTCCCGCCGGCCCGGCGCCGATCGCCCCCCTGCTCGCCGCGGCCAGCCCGGAGACCGGCCAGAAGGTGGCCAAGGCCTGCGCCGCCTGCCACAGCTTCGACAAGGGCGGCGCGAACAAGGTCGGCCCGAACCTGTACGGCATCGTCGGCGGTCCGAAGGGCCACATCCAGGGCTTCAGCTATTCCGACGCGCTGGTGAAGACCGGCGGCAGCTGGACCTATGACGATCTGAACAAGTTCCTCTACGATCCCAAGGGCTATGCCCCCGGGACCAAGATGACCTTCGCCGGCCTGAAGAAGGACGAGGACCGCGCCGCCGTCATCGCCTATCTGCGCTCGCTGGCCGACAGCCCGCAGCCGCTGCCGCAGTAA
- a CDS encoding DUF29 domain-containing protein: protein MRIIRGMSTPRPEPPAPAAKLASDTADNGLYDEDFVAWIERQTALLRSGSLTALDRANLAEELEDMGKAIRRALCSRLEVLLTHLLKYQFQPAMRTGSWLGTIDEQRNRIEDLVEESPSLRPLLAELLEDAKIYKRAVQKAALETGLPAGTFPLLNPYGGRALEDRFWPGPGPHPDLD, encoded by the coding sequence ATGCGCATCATCCGAGGCATGTCCACGCCGCGTCCGGAGCCGCCGGCTCCGGCGGCCAAGCTCGCTTCCGACACGGCGGACAACGGACTTTACGACGAGGACTTCGTCGCCTGGATTGAACGCCAAACGGCGCTGCTTCGGTCGGGCAGTCTTACCGCGCTGGATCGCGCCAACCTGGCCGAAGAGCTGGAGGACATGGGAAAGGCTATACGGCGAGCACTTTGCAGCCGGCTTGAAGTGCTGCTCACCCATCTCCTCAAGTACCAGTTCCAGCCGGCGATGCGCACGGGCAGCTGGCTTGGAACCATCGACGAACAGCGCAATCGCATTGAAGACTTGGTAGAGGAAAGTCCCAGCCTGCGTCCGCTGCTCGCCGAGTTGCTGGAGGATGCCAAGATCTACAAGCGGGCCGTCCAGAAGGCGGCGCTGGAAACCGGCCTTCCCGCCGGGACCTTCCCGCTGCTCAATCCCTACGGCGGGCGGGCACTGGAAGACCGCTTCTGGCCCGGCCCCGGTCCGCATCCGGACCTCGACTGA
- a CDS encoding prephenate dehydratase, producing MPTTNIIAFQGFPGAYSDLACRNARPTMTTMPCATFEDAFAAVREDRASLAMIPVENSIAGRVADNHYLLPDGGLHIIGEHFQRVNHQLLAPKGATLDSIQTVRSHIQALSQCQTAIRSLGLQPINHADTAGAAKEIAAMNDPRHAAIASSLAAEIYGLDILKSGIEDAAHNTTRFLILAREPKLPALGSCKTITTFVFRVRSVPAALYKALGGFATNGINMTKLESYMVGGHFTQTQFYADVEGHPDERPLRLALEELDFFAREVKILGVYPANPFRYQESQRVGED from the coding sequence ATGCCCACGACCAACATCATCGCCTTCCAGGGCTTCCCCGGCGCCTATTCCGACCTGGCCTGCCGCAACGCGCGGCCGACCATGACGACGATGCCCTGCGCCACCTTCGAGGACGCCTTCGCCGCGGTGCGCGAGGATCGGGCGTCGCTGGCGATGATCCCGGTGGAGAACTCCATCGCCGGCCGCGTCGCCGACAACCATTATCTGCTGCCGGACGGCGGCCTGCACATCATCGGCGAGCATTTCCAGCGGGTGAACCACCAGCTGCTGGCGCCCAAGGGCGCCACGCTGGACAGCATCCAGACGGTGCGCAGCCACATACAGGCGCTGTCCCAGTGCCAGACCGCCATCCGTAGCCTGGGCCTGCAGCCGATCAACCATGCGGACACGGCAGGCGCGGCGAAGGAGATCGCCGCGATGAACGACCCGCGCCATGCCGCCATCGCCTCCTCGCTGGCCGCGGAGATCTACGGTCTCGACATCCTGAAGAGCGGGATCGAGGACGCCGCCCACAACACCACCCGCTTCCTGATCCTGGCGCGCGAGCCGAAGCTGCCGGCGCTGGGCTCCTGCAAGACGATCACCACCTTCGTCTTCCGCGTCCGCAGCGTGCCGGCCGCGCTGTACAAGGCACTGGGCGGCTTCGCCACCAACGGCATCAACATGACCAAGCTGGAAAGCTACATGGTCGGCGGCCATTTCACCCAGACCCAGTTCTACGCCGACGTCGAGGGGCACCCGGACGAGCGCCCGCTGCGCCTCGCCCTGGAGGAGCTGGACTTCTTCGCCCGCGAGGTGAAGATCCTCGGCGTCTATCCGGCCAATCCCTTCCGCTACCAGGAAAGCCAGCGCGTCGGCGAGGACTGA
- the nudC gene encoding NAD(+) diphosphatase: MTNRPNIYAATPIDRASLRRKDEDWLTEAWLAPASRVLPVWQTKSFVAGPTDAPRAVLLPAEGVEAVPIFLGLMEDGAPLFAVDLSMVEEPDALPTLQGHGRFEDLRAAGPLMPEGEAALCAYARGMVWWNARHRFCGVCGSPAASAEGGHVRLCTNPDCATHHFPRTDPAVIMLVHDGRDRIVLGRQSRFPPGMHSVLAGFVEPGESLEDTVAREVFEEVGLTVTDIRYRSSQPWPFPSSLMLGFTARATSFDIDTGNDELESARWFDRDFLRSHTPDETFRLARTDSIAHRLIREWMAEG; the protein is encoded by the coding sequence ATGACGAACCGACCCAACATCTACGCCGCCACGCCGATCGACCGCGCCTCCCTCCGCCGCAAGGACGAGGATTGGCTGACGGAGGCCTGGCTCGCCCCCGCATCCCGCGTCCTGCCGGTCTGGCAGACCAAGAGCTTCGTCGCCGGCCCGACCGATGCGCCGCGCGCCGTGCTGCTGCCCGCCGAGGGGGTGGAGGCGGTGCCGATCTTCCTCGGCCTGATGGAGGATGGCGCTCCGCTCTTCGCCGTCGACCTGTCGATGGTGGAGGAGCCGGACGCTCTGCCCACCCTGCAGGGCCACGGCCGCTTCGAGGATCTGCGCGCCGCCGGTCCGCTGATGCCGGAGGGGGAGGCGGCTCTGTGCGCCTACGCCCGCGGCATGGTCTGGTGGAACGCCCGCCACCGCTTCTGCGGGGTCTGCGGTTCTCCCGCCGCGTCGGCGGAGGGCGGCCATGTGCGGCTCTGCACCAACCCCGACTGCGCCACCCACCATTTCCCGCGCACCGACCCGGCGGTGATCATGCTGGTCCATGACGGCCGCGACCGGATCGTGCTGGGCCGCCAGAGCCGCTTCCCGCCCGGCATGCATTCGGTGCTGGCCGGCTTCGTCGAGCCGGGCGAAAGCCTGGAGGACACCGTCGCCCGCGAGGTGTTCGAGGAGGTCGGGCTGACCGTGACCGACATCCGCTACCGCTCGTCGCAGCCCTGGCCCTTCCCGTCGTCGCTGATGCTGGGCTTCACCGCGCGGGCCACCAGCTTCGACATCGACACCGGCAACGACGAGCTGGAAAGCGCCCGCTGGTTCGACCGCGACTTCCTGCGCAGTCACACCCCGGACGAGACCTTCCGCCTCGCCCGCACCGACTCGATCGCCCACCGCCTGATCCGGGAATGGATGGCGGAGGGGTGA